Proteins from a single region of Phycisphaeraceae bacterium D3-23:
- a CDS encoding PEP-CTERM sorting domain-containing protein (PEP-CTERM proteins occur, often in large numbers, in the proteomes of bacteria that also encode an exosortase, a predicted intramembrane cysteine proteinase. The presence of a PEP-CTERM domain at a protein's C-terminus predicts cleavage within the sorting domain, followed by covalent anchoring to some some component of the (usually Gram-negative) cell surface. Many PEP-CTERM proteins exhibit an unusual sequence composition that includes large numbers of potential glycosylation sites. Expression of one such protein has been shown restore the ability of a bacterium to form floc, a type of biofilm.), translating to MQIGPGGVTSDNNAGIWQGSSLLVREGDQADGTPAGAEFFILSVPTVNASGQYAFRGVLRIGSGGVGTQNNVGIWLDSGLIAREGNQAGGTPSGSVFEEFRNLRINDSGQVAFLGELHLGGGGVTLLSDTGIWRGSTLLAREGSQAGGVANGIVFANMTNNPVISNSGHVAYRANLTTGAGGVDFNNDTGIWRNTQLIAREGSQAPGTPDGAVFSFFGSDPVLNDAGQLAYLAGLRTGEGGVTSSNNSGLWLAGINGQTLLVAREGDALAGRQISSVSITTGSGGADGMGRTINNYSQITYRATFTNGDQGVFLYTPDLHWNTTFSSSWDIASRWTLSQLPGDPHDVYIDPDVSLTVTGPSSNVTIDQLTVGGGSGIATLSLNGGTITTSGLVVESTGVLTGDGTIGTTFANNYGTVLADNLTFGFFLTNEGLVTGDGRITARFTNAGDGEVRVEQGQHLRIMGEGLASSNSGRIEVIGGQIEFEHILSNNANLGLIAGEDATFRFNGGLNNNGAVAVSFGTSRFFGDITNKVTGSIVLSGGSNTTFYDDVGSTGTFIVAAAGPVSSTAVFFGDVSGSGAITGGGTVFLHGDLRPGNSPAAVNHDVHLFLMSSATTQIELGGTTAGSQHDQINNAKSTALGGTLDIQLINGFAPDAGDTFDIFNLASSTGTFADMLLPTLDSGLGWHLGKLYTDGELHVELAGDLNQDGFVGAEDLDILLANWGESVLAFDYSAGDASGDGVVGQADLAIVQAHFGAGAPGGNVPEPGSAALLALGAMALMRRRRRM from the coding sequence ATGCAGATCGGCCCGGGTGGTGTGACGAGCGACAACAACGCTGGGATCTGGCAGGGCAGCTCGCTTTTGGTGCGCGAAGGCGATCAGGCCGACGGCACACCGGCTGGCGCTGAGTTTTTCATCTTGTCGGTACCGACGGTGAACGCCTCGGGCCAGTACGCCTTCCGCGGCGTACTGAGGATTGGTTCGGGCGGGGTCGGCACACAGAACAATGTTGGGATCTGGCTCGACTCGGGCCTGATCGCCCGGGAGGGCAACCAGGCCGGCGGTACACCCTCCGGCTCGGTCTTCGAGGAGTTCCGCAACCTCCGGATCAACGACTCGGGCCAGGTTGCCTTCCTTGGCGAACTGCATCTGGGCGGTGGCGGGGTGACGCTCTTAAGCGATACGGGCATCTGGCGGGGCTCTACCCTTTTGGCCCGGGAAGGCAGCCAAGCCGGCGGCGTCGCGAACGGCATCGTCTTCGCCAACATGACGAACAACCCGGTCATCAGCAATTCAGGGCATGTGGCCTATCGCGCGAATCTGACCACAGGGGCGGGCGGCGTCGATTTCAACAATGACACAGGGATTTGGCGGAACACGCAGCTGATCGCGCGCGAGGGCAGCCAGGCCCCGGGCACCCCCGATGGCGCGGTTTTCAGTTTCTTTGGCAGCGACCCGGTGCTCAACGATGCGGGGCAGCTCGCGTATTTGGCCGGGCTACGCACCGGCGAGGGCGGCGTTACGAGCAGCAACAATAGCGGGCTCTGGCTCGCGGGTATCAACGGCCAGACGTTGCTGGTCGCCCGAGAGGGCGACGCCCTTGCGGGACGGCAGATCAGTAGTGTGTCCATCACGACCGGCTCAGGCGGGGCCGATGGCATGGGTCGTACCATCAACAACTACAGCCAGATCACCTACCGAGCGACCTTTACCAATGGGGATCAGGGCGTCTTCCTCTACACCCCCGACCTGCATTGGAACACAACTTTCTCCAGCTCGTGGGACATCGCCTCGCGCTGGACCCTCAGCCAACTCCCAGGCGACCCCCACGATGTCTACATTGACCCCGACGTCTCCCTCACCGTCACCGGCCCATCAAGCAACGTCACGATCGACCAGCTCACCGTCGGCGGGGGCAGCGGCATCGCGACGCTGTCGCTCAACGGCGGGACGATCACCACCAGTGGCCTCGTCGTCGAATCGACCGGCGTCCTGACCGGCGACGGCACCATCGGCACAACCTTCGCGAATAACTATGGCACCGTCCTTGCCGACAACCTCACCTTCGGCTTCTTTCTGACCAACGAGGGCCTTGTCACCGGCGACGGCCGCATCACCGCCCGGTTTACCAACGCCGGGGACGGCGAGGTCCGTGTCGAGCAGGGCCAGCACCTGCGCATCATGGGCGAGGGGCTGGCTAGCTCCAACTCAGGACGCATCGAGGTGATCGGCGGCCAGATCGAGTTCGAGCATATCCTCTCCAACAATGCCAACCTCGGGCTCATTGCCGGTGAAGACGCAACCTTCCGCTTCAACGGCGGGCTCAACAATAACGGCGCAGTGGCTGTCAGCTTCGGCACCAGCCGGTTCTTTGGCGACATTACCAACAAGGTCACCGGCTCGATCGTCCTCTCCGGCGGCTCCAACACCACGTTCTATGACGATGTCGGCAGCACCGGCACGTTCATCGTCGCCGCGGCGGGCCCCGTGTCGTCCACGGCCGTCTTCTTCGGCGACGTGTCGGGCAGCGGCGCTATCACCGGCGGCGGCACCGTGTTCCTCCACGGCGACCTGCGTCCAGGCAACAGTCCCGCGGCAGTCAACCACGACGTCCACCTGTTCCTGATGTCCAGCGCGACCACACAGATCGAACTCGGTGGTACGACCGCGGGCTCACAGCACGACCAGATCAACAACGCCAAGTCCACCGCCCTCGGTGGCACACTCGACATCCAGCTCATCAATGGCTTTGCCCCCGACGCAGGCGACACGTTTGATATCTTCAACTTAGCATCCTCCACCGGCACGTTTGCGGACATGCTGCTGCCCACGCTCGACAGCGGGCTGGGCTGGCATCTCGGCAAGCTCTACACCGACGGCGAGTTGCATGTTGAACTTGCGGGCGACCTGAACCAAGACGGCTTTGTCGGCGCGGAAGACCTCGACATCCTCTTGGCCAACTGGGGCGAAAGCGTGCTCGCGTTCGACTACAGCGCTGGCGACGCCTCGGGAGACGGCGTTGTGGGGCAGGCGGACCTCGCCATCGTGCAGGCCCACTTCGGCGCAGGCGCGCCCGGCGGGAACGTCCCCGAGCCCGGCTCGGCGGCGCTGCTGGCGTTAGGCGCGATGGCGCTGATGCGCAGGCGGCGTCGGATGTAG
- a CDS encoding putative 2-dehydropantoate 2-reductase: protein MTRRSYAILGTGALGGYYGARLLQAGCTVRFLVRGDYEHVRGHGMRVESMHGDQRLPSVQAFRDAGDMPPSDVAVVAMKTTQDAALTQMLPHVVRPGGVVLVLQNGLEPERHAAGLVGKERVIGGLCFLCSNRVGPGHFVQTRFDHIRLGEYGQRGLTPRLRDIADDFCAGGVQTEAVADLRLTRWKKLVWNIPYNGLSAVLDADTEQLMRHPDTEALVAELMHETARAAKATGGHDIDDAFIETMLGNTRKMGPYLPSMQIDRRLGRAMEVEAIFGDPVRQAVAHGCAVPLIQTVYRQLRLLDDLRGGAQRET, encoded by the coding sequence ATGACGAGACGCAGCTACGCGATCTTGGGCACCGGCGCGTTAGGCGGGTACTACGGCGCACGCCTGCTGCAGGCCGGTTGCACCGTCCGGTTTTTGGTGCGCGGCGATTACGAACATGTGCGCGGCCACGGGATGCGCGTCGAGTCGATGCACGGCGACCAGCGCCTCCCCAGCGTCCAAGCGTTTCGCGATGCGGGTGATATGCCGCCCAGCGACGTGGCGGTCGTGGCGATGAAAACCACGCAGGACGCGGCGCTCACGCAGATGCTGCCACATGTGGTGAGGCCCGGCGGGGTGGTGCTGGTCTTGCAGAACGGCCTCGAACCCGAGCGGCACGCAGCCGGGCTCGTCGGCAAAGAGCGTGTCATCGGCGGGCTCTGCTTTTTATGCTCGAACCGCGTCGGGCCCGGCCACTTTGTGCAGACCCGGTTCGACCACATCCGCCTGGGCGAGTACGGGCAGCGCGGCCTGACACCCCGGCTACGCGATATCGCCGACGATTTCTGCGCAGGCGGCGTCCAGACCGAGGCGGTGGCTGACCTGCGGCTCACCCGCTGGAAGAAGCTGGTCTGGAATATCCCGTACAACGGGCTCAGCGCCGTGCTGGATGCGGACACCGAGCAGCTCATGCGGCACCCCGACACCGAGGCACTCGTCGCCGAGCTGATGCACGAGACCGCCCGCGCGGCCAAGGCGACTGGCGGGCACGACATCGATGATGCTTTTATCGAGACGATGCTGGGCAACACGCGGAAGATGGGGCCCTACCTACCCAGCATGCAGATCGACCGTCGGCTTGGCCGGGCGATGGAAGTCGAGGCGATCTTCGGCGACCCGGTCCGTCAGGCAGTCGCTCACGGCTGTGCGGTACCGCTGATCCAAACAGTGTATCGGCAGCTCAGGTTGTTGGATGATCTCCGCGGAGGGGCGCAGCGCGAAACCTGA